Proteins from one Pseudoalteromonas rubra genomic window:
- a CDS encoding AAA family ATPase: protein MSINSNALSTYRLLKATAEVAEKSLEGRIQHYRAHLKSEDKELRTYTQKAAADLLGVNNRTLKRRHDQGDFDHLAIQKGANGHYAYTLANIFSMAEILGIQADHRKSEDKLQVIVINSLKGGCGKTTSLVNIAAALATTNIKRYRIGIIDLDPQGSSSSFFPSQDPEPITVGDLMRDCIELDEGETWDQLVSDAFRETHIPNIRVLPSGMDDFYFEHETATELKESSSYAQTRHYHRLKEKVIEPVSEQFDIILIDTAPSLNFMFYNALMASTAMLIPVHPEAVDFDANNKYLKRLGEIYHTVAALGHEGWDFMQFLVTNYVKGNHSQRDIVKDVRSAFGRQVMSYPINHSSAITASSSSFNTIFDQKTSDSLASRESLIKSQENIKDVVDELEMLIRSNWPSTQSSLDQ, encoded by the coding sequence ATGTCTATCAATAGCAACGCGCTCTCTACGTACCGGCTGCTGAAAGCAACCGCTGAAGTCGCTGAAAAATCCCTTGAAGGTCGAATTCAACATTATCGTGCGCACCTAAAAAGTGAAGATAAAGAACTTCGCACCTATACACAAAAAGCAGCGGCAGACTTACTTGGTGTAAATAACAGAACACTAAAAAGACGCCATGATCAAGGTGACTTCGACCATCTCGCAATTCAAAAAGGCGCAAACGGTCATTATGCCTATACATTAGCAAATATCTTCTCAATGGCTGAAATTTTAGGGATCCAGGCTGATCATAGAAAATCTGAAGACAAACTTCAGGTTATTGTAATCAATAGTTTAAAAGGTGGGTGTGGGAAGACTACTAGCCTCGTAAATATTGCAGCAGCGCTTGCAACAACGAATATTAAACGTTATCGCATTGGGATCATTGATTTGGATCCTCAAGGATCATCATCGAGCTTTTTTCCTTCACAAGATCCAGAACCGATTACTGTCGGTGATCTAATGCGGGATTGTATTGAACTTGATGAAGGTGAAACATGGGATCAATTAGTTTCCGATGCTTTCAGAGAAACACATATACCAAATATTCGTGTATTACCATCAGGAATGGACGATTTTTATTTTGAGCATGAGACAGCCACTGAACTAAAAGAGTCCTCAAGCTATGCTCAAACCCGTCACTACCATAGGTTAAAGGAAAAGGTCATAGAGCCAGTTTCAGAGCAATTTGATATTATCCTGATAGATACAGCCCCTTCTCTTAATTTCATGTTCTACAACGCATTGATGGCGTCTACAGCGATGCTAATACCTGTACACCCAGAAGCAGTCGATTTTGATGCAAATAATAAATACCTCAAGCGACTGGGCGAAATTTACCATACGGTGGCAGCACTCGGACATGAAGGCTGGGACTTTATGCAATTCCTGGTAACTAACTATGTGAAAGGTAACCATTCTCAACGAGACATAGTCAAAGACGTACGCAGCGCCTTTGGCCGTCAGGTAATGAGTTATCCGATTAACCACAGCTCTGCGATTACGGCGAGCTCTTCTTCGTTTAATACAATATTCGATCAAAAAACGTCAGATTCATTGGCAAGTCGTGAGTCGTTGATCAAATCTCAAGAAAATATTAAAGACGTGGTTGATGAACTCGAAATGTTGATCCGTTCAAATTGGCCTTCAACTCAGTCATCACTCGATCAGTAA